One segment of Salvia splendens isolate huo1 chromosome 20, SspV2, whole genome shotgun sequence DNA contains the following:
- the LOC121781198 gene encoding probable WRKY transcription factor 29: MEDWSLQAIVRGTSGQFRKIGDMEMDGPDSFLTISDHQLFDHNLRASFPDIFESFPGSSSDELEELYKPFYPATSLPDQTAAESQPQNADQSDQSSVTSPVANANPVYTPKYKKRKNQHKRVVIQVSVENLSSDMWAWRKYGQKPIKGSPYPRSYYRCSSSKGCLARKQVEQSCTDPGMFIITYTAEHSHSLPTRRNSLAGTVRQKFPSPKQAEKSQPQQQIEMDVKPRIKVEEKAHSSDDFVFNEDFFSGLEEFDEFAQPFRARPCSWA; this comes from the exons ATGGAGGATTGGAGCTTGCAGGCCATAGTCCGAGGAACGAGCGGCCAGTTCCGGAAGATCGGCGACATGGAGATGGACGGTCCAGATTCATTCTTGACCATCTCCGATCACCAATTATTCGATCATAATCTTCGCGCCAGTTTCCCCGATATCTTcgagagcttcccgggctcctCTAGCGACGAGCTTGAGGAGCTTTACAAGCCGTTTTATCCGGCAACTTCTCTTCCCGACCAGACTGCCGCCGAGTCTCAGCCACAAAATGCGGATCAATCCGATCAGTCGTCGGTCACAAGCCCCGTTGCTAACGCCAACCCCGTTTACACGCCCAAGTACAAGAAAAG GAAGAATCAGCATAAGAGAGTTGTGATTCAAGTTTCAGTTGAGAATCTTTCTTCGGACATGTGGGCTTGGCGCAAATACGGCCAGAAACCCATCAAAGGATCGCCCTATCCAAG AAGCTATTACAGATGTAGCAGTTCAAAGGGGTGTTTGGCAAGAAAGCAAGTGGAGCAAAGCTGTACGGACCCAGGGATGTTCATAATCACCTACACGGCGGAACACAGCCACAGCCTACCCACGCGCCGGAATTCCTTAGCAGGCACTGTCAGGCAGAAGTTCCCGTCTCCCAAGCAAGCGGAGAAATCTCAGCCGCAGCAGCAAATTGAAATGGACGTGAAGCCGAGGATCAAAGTGGAGGAGAAGGCTCACAGCTCCGATGATTTTGTTTTCAACGAGGATTTCTTTTCCGGGCTAGAAGAGTTTGATGAGTTCGCGCAACCATTTCGTGCTAGGCCTTGTAGCTGGGCTTAG